ctTCCCAAACATAATGTTAATGTAAACAATAAGCACAGTTCAAGAAGCAAATCCTATTAATTTCGAGTGTTCTATATTAAGCTTTTACCATAGTAAGTAAAAACAAAAGCATGGACCTCACTTGGATCCAACTATGGCACAACAAAAAGAAGCAATTTCTACAGTTCCACAAGCttacaaaaatatcaaaaactcACCAGGTTGGTGCAGTCAGCATCTTCATATTCCGATACTTTTAAGCTTTTTCAGCATCATCTGCACATCAGCATCCTATGGTCCTCTGGGCAAGCACCATTAGTTAATCATCCTTGGCTTGTTCGCTATTTCTCTACAAACTACCCTTCCCGGGCATTTTCATCAACTGTCTCCCCCTGTCCATCTGCCGCAAGTTCTCTTGCACTCTTTAAGGACTCTTTATCAGATTTCAGAGAATTATCCTCCACAGATGTCTCATTGGCTTCATTAATTACCTCAAGTAGCTCTAAAGGGGTGGCTGCTGGGTCTAACTCACGGCATCCCGTTGGAGCATTATGAGCTTCTCGGCCTGTAAGCAAGTAATTAGGAACCTGATGTGAAAAGCGAAACATCTCCCCTCTAGGAATCCTCCTGACTTCCTTGGGGTCCATATGCTTATGAAAAACTGTAGTAAAACCAGTAACCTTGACTAGAGGGACCACAGAGACTCCTTGTTCCCCGTTATAATCATCAAGCACTTCCACCATGTCATATTTGTGTATCACTTCATTCGGGGTATGTTCATTCCAATCCGGAGACCAGTTCCTGTAAAGAGCCCAGACATCCCCCTTCCTAGGAAATATTCTAATTACTCCACGTGTACCTTTTGTCCACTGAACCTTGTGGgagaaataatttaatgtttcaCTTATTTCATGTCTGCCACTTCTGAACTCCCCACAAGTTTTGGTGAAACCAGAGCCTATCCAGTCTAGAAAACCAAATTCACTGTTGCTTCTTGAATTTAGCCAACTAATTTTCATCTTAAAAGGCTTTAACGAGATCACCTTGTGAATTCGAGCATAGAATCGGGGCATTCCATCATCATTGTCATACGCAGCCCAGACCTGGTCTtcttcaaaagaattttcactTCGACCCAAGtcaaaattgtggaaatcaGGATCTGGAACATTTATTGTTAATGATGCAGTCCCCGCATCTGATACATCAGGAGAAGAGGCAGGAAGAGACTGCTTGCCATGATATTCGTTATTGGTATCATGTCCATCTCCATTTGCCATGCTCCTCTGTTTCCTATTTTCTTTCCCTCTGACCTTCACTTTAACTTTGTCAGCAGTTCTGACTTCAGTTGCTGATCTCCACTCCTTAAGCTTATTATGAATAACATTCTGTGCCTTGTGAATCAGCATGTTCCGAATTTCAAACAATGACAATTCTCTCTCAGTGATGGGCTTGTTATAATTTCCAGAGTACCCATAGATACTTCCTTTTTCGAAAACACCCCTAGATTCAAATGTGTTCCCCGAGCCAGGTACATTTCCCATGGCTGTTTGACTTGCCATGTTACCTACATAACCATTACCGTGAATATCATCTTTTCTCTTCTTCAGGAGTTTCTCCGCTTTAAGAGCTTCTTCATGCTCCCTTTTCACTCTCTCTTGACTCTTCCAGAAACTTCCATCATGTACTGAATTCTGAGAACTGGAAGAATTTGTTCCATGGTTAAATAGATTATTATTTGCAGCATGATTCCCTGAAGACTGCTGTTGTGCGGACCAATTTGATGACCTGTAAACATTTGGGGGAGGTGCCTTTTCTAAAGCCAAAAAGGCCTCATGACAATTAGGGCATAGAAGTGTTTGATTCAGGTAAATCCTGAGGTATTCATACTGTGTCTTGCATCTATTGCAAACAGTCCAAAAGGTAGCAGGCTTTTTATTAGAAGCAAATGAGGTTTGACCAACTTGGCTATGACTGTTCTGAGTCCTAACATTTGACGCAAGGTTAGAACTAGAACTGTGAGAGCCATTTGCCCTAGGTGGCACTGATGAAAGCCCACTCTGTACAGGAAATTTCTGTTGAGTTCCCCTAAAATTTATCTTCTGGTTATATGCCAACCTCTTAGACCTATCTGATAATAAGCCCCAGGCCTCAGAAACAAGCTTAAAAGCACCATCTGCACCTACCGACTTGTTTTTATCTGGGTGAAGTATAAGAGCCAGCTTTCTGTATTGTTTTCTCACAAGCTCATCATCTGCAGATGGGTTCAACCCTAGCACACCATACCAATCTGCCTCTCCACTTACTTTATTCTCTGCAGAAATATACACATCTAGTGTTGTCAACATCTGAGCAACACCATCAAGCCCAGGATACAAATTTTGAGCCTTCAAAGCGAACTTTTTAGCTCCATTGTAATCCTTCTCCGTAACCTTCCTTTCGGCAATTTCCTTTGCTCTGAGTGCCTCATCTTTGTTACACTCCATAATTCTGATGTACTTTAACGTGTTTCTTCCTCACCTAGATATTATGAATATGAAAAAGCTTCAAAACCCACGACCTGTATCTTAAGGCTCTTTCATGCCTTAAGACAGAGGTAACAAATCCAAGCTTCTGAAGCCTGATCCAAAGGAAGAAAAACTCTCTTAATAAAAATACACATCTGATTTAGAAAACTAACTGAGAAATAAATGCATTAACTGGATAATATTCTATTAGCATATGCTTTGCTAAAAACGAACAAgacatctttttttttgaaacttcgAGTTTTGGTTTCTTTATAGAGAAGTCCATATTACTAAACAGAgattatatatttctttatctGACACACAATCTTATCTAAACAAGAAACAGTTTTCACCATTATTTCAACAGAAGCATGATTACAAATTCTTACAAAATTCCAATATCACTCCAAATGAATATCTAATGCAGCAACGTGTATGTAGAAAATAACTGCAAtacaattttttcatattactttctaaaattataaaagtaatacCATATCTGGTATTCCTTAAAAAGTGCAAGCacattccattttcatttcaagtGGTTTCAATCCAACGCAATTTGACCTATAATAATTAGTAATATAAGATATCCTTCCAAGAAATCATGTCAAGGTACATTTAGTATGTGTTATCTCTCCATCCCTTGAGCACAAGTAAGCTTAAAGTGAATTAAACACAACCACAAGAATGTCCTTTTATACAAAAAGCACAAGCACATTCCATTTTCTTCTCAAGTGGTTTCAATCCGACACAACTTGACCTATAATAATTAGTAATATAAGATATCCTTCCAAGAAATTACGTCATGGTGCATTTAGTATGTGTTCCCTCTCCATCCCTAGAGCACAAAGAAGTTTTAAGTGAATCAAACTCAACCACAAGAGTGTCTTTTTATACAGAAAGTCCTACAAGGCAAGGATAACATTAGTGAACAATTCATCTTACACTCACAAACAGGAACTCAACCAACTTGACAAAATTAGGTACCATAAATAAGGAGGGGTAGATGGATGTCATATGAATATGATTAACTGTCAACAAAGCCAAAGCTCCatagttatttttatacataagaAAAGATGCAACTACCATCTACTTGTTTAACACATGAACACTGACCAATATGTAATTCCAGGTATGTGGAACGTATAAaagttttgttcttttttttttttttgggggggggggcaTCTGAGAAACCGGTTATGCAACAAGAAAAGAACCAGAAATATTGATCACAGACTTCACGCAGCACCAGACATCAGTTGAAACATGGACAAGCAGTTTTAAGCCACCCAAATGACATTGACCATGGTAGGCACATACcaagttttacaaattttagCGTGACAACCTATATGCATCAACCAGACAAGCTTAGGTTTTGCTATCCAGACAACTCTTACCATCTATGAGAGAGCTTTGCACTTTGCAAACCAGACCAAAGGTTTGCATCACACATTGTTTTCATTGATAATTACGCAACAATACTGAGCTCCATAAGAAAGCTTACAGAATATTGGAAAAACGAACCATCAGTAAACGCTTAACCATCCATGGACAAGCAGTTTTAAGCCACCCAAAAGACATTGACCATGTAGGCACATACCACATACCAAGTTTTATGGTGACCCCACCCATATACATCAACCAGACAAGCTTAGATTTGGCTATCCAGACAACACTTACCATCTATgagagaaattttattttgcatacCTGACCAAATGTTTGCATCATGCATCGTTTTTATCAATAACTACGAAACAATAGAGCAAACAAGGCTTACAAAATATTGGAAAAAACGAAATACTCAGTGAACCATCCATCTCATGAACTTGATAACATCAGTTACCATttgatacaaaaatatataatataaaataattgtatgtTTTTCCCCTCCTCTAGTGTCCCTCGCCTAGTTCTGACTAGAAATAAATGGGCACAAAAATCAAGAAGCAAGCGGCATTAATAATTTTCCATCATAATTGTAGTGTGCACAACATATATGAGAACTAACACTTCAATATCTTTGAGACAGATTGCAACTTCACCGACTAGTTACGAAGAACAATTACAATACCATCATATTACAGATTCTTGACCTTTGCACCTCACTTACTCAGAGTCTAAATTAACAATACTATTTCATCTAGAGGATACCGAGGGCAAACACAATCTCTCAATCTTAAGAGCATCAAACACATAATCACCATGAAACAAGGCCGCCGCATAATTCCAtcagtatttttttcttttaaacagCCTAAAACCTAAAATGCAAATTTCTCAAGTTTGAAAACTACCAATACTACCCAAATAACGCTAAATAGTCAAACTTACGAGTAACAGctccatgaattaatttaaaagggaaaaaagaaaaggaacgCTTACACACGCTGTCATCAGCATTTCATTACTTATAAACAAAACAACGAGATGAACTTTAAGTCATAGTGAATAACCAAAAACAGAAACACTGCTGAAATTCCAACTAAACGGAAGGACAATGAAGACTAAAATTGAGTTTTCCATGACTCCATGGATCTACAGTTAAACGAGATTTCGACAAGCTGCCTAACAGTCAAAATTTAGCCTTTCGAATTCGACCTGGTAGAAACTGAAAACCCTAGATTTAATAAGTTCCAACGAACAGtctacaaaaattatttaaaaaaatgttcttttGTAATTATGGGAacaaaaaattgtagaaaaatatACCTTTCTAAGGAAAATATGTTTGAGGCGAAGCAATTTTGAGCCTGAAGCAAGCAAGAATCGGAAGGGTACAGTCAAAGCCCCTTGAGGACCTAAaggaattttctttctttttaggacaccaaaagaaatggaaatgagataaaataaatattgggaAAGTTAAAGGGATTGGTTTTATATAGCACTAATTAATTCTGCCAACCCGGATTCAACctttttataatgaattttgctATATAATGACTTAACCAGGGTTAGTTTTTAACTCTTGTTCTTAAATGGCATAATGATATCTTTGGACTTCAAAgttttttaactttcttgatGTAGCtagtagatgttaatgtgacGATTCATATGTATATTACGTCAgcaattgattatttttaaaaattattaaaaaaaaactgtgAAAAAcctaatgttttattttattactctCATCATGCAAAGTTGCAAAACCTTCTTACCTCAATTGGTAATAAGCACAATGTCTTGAGTGGTGCGCACTAAGATGTCGCCTTCGACAGACAAGCCGAGAGCGATAGGAGGAGTTGTTATGCTTGAAGGACCTACAAGCAACCAGTTGATTTCATTAATACAATAAACAccatttcaaagtttttttgAGTAAAGAAAAATGTTAATCTGAAGAGACGATGGCTGCAAGTATTTGACAACTCATTTGGGTTGAACTACCCCTAGAAAATATATTACCCACGGAGGGGGtctgtgatgtggtcccaaacTGACCACCCGGA
The sequence above is a segment of the Gossypium raimondii isolate GPD5lz chromosome 4, ASM2569854v1, whole genome shotgun sequence genome. Coding sequences within it:
- the LOC105779990 gene encoding uncharacterized protein LOC105779990, which translates into the protein MECNKDEALRAKEIAERKVTEKDYNGAKKFALKAQNLYPGLDGVAQMLTTLDVYISAENKVSGEADWYGVLGLNPSADDELVRKQYRKLALILHPDKNKSVGADGAFKLVSEAWGLLSDRSKRLAYNQKINFRGTQQKFPVQSGLSSVPPRANGSHSSSSNLASNVRTQNSHSQVGQTSFASNKKPATFWTVCNRCKTQYEYLRIYLNQTLLCPNCHEAFLALEKAPPPNVYRSSNWSAQQQSSGNHAANNNLFNHGTNSSSSQNSVHDGSFWKSQERVKREHEEALKAEKLLKKRKDDIHGNGYVGNMASQTAMGNVPGSGNTFESRGVFEKGSIYGYSGNYNKPITERELSLFEIRNMLIHKAQNVIHNKLKEWRSATEVRTADKVKVKVRGKENRKQRSMANGDGHDTNNEYHGKQSLPASSPDVSDAGTASLTINVPDPDFHNFDLGRSENSFEEDQVWAAYDNDDGMPRFYARIHKVISLKPFKMKISWLNSRSNSEFGFLDWIGSGFTKTCGEFRSGRHEISETLNYFSHKVQWTKGTRGVIRIFPRKGDVWALYRNWSPDWNEHTPNEVIHKYDMVEVLDDYNGEQGVSVVPLVKVTGFTTVFHKHMDPKEVRRIPRGEMFRFSHQVPNYLLTGREAHNAPTGCRELDPAATPLELLEVINEANETSVEDNSLKSDKESLKSARELAADGQGETVDENAREG